One Phocaeicola dorei genomic region harbors:
- a CDS encoding glycoside hydrolase family 97 protein, which produces MTWLLAITTMSAFAQQATVTGPDSFLRVNVSVKQGIPVYSVTYKDKTILEDSPLGFIANVGDFSRDMTFTGQKENKIDKTYTQDRIKQSQIHYQANELTCTFTNKEKKNINIIFRVSNNDIAFRYEMPKYGDTGSIVIEKETTGFDFPSFTTTFLCPQSDAMIGWKRTKPSYEEEYKADAPMNVRSQYGHGYTFPCLFHVGENGWALISETGVDSKYCGSHLSDATADGLYTIAFPMPEENNGNGTASPGLALPGSTPWRTITVGENLKPIVETTIPWDVVEPLYPTEHTYKMGRGTWSWILWQDGSINFDDQKKYVDLAAAMGYEYVLIDNWWDTNIGRERMKDFIDYAHSKKVDVFLWYSSSGYWNDIVQGPTNYMDNPIIRKKEMKWLHNIGVKGIKVDFFGGDKQETIRLYEAILSDADDHGLMVIFHGCTLPRGWERMYPNYVGSEAVLASENLIFQQHFCDEEAFNACLHPFIRNTIGCMEFGGTFLNKRLNRNNDGGSIRKTTDVFQLATAVLFQNPIQNFALAPNNLTDAPQVCLDFMKQVPTTWDETRFIDGYPGKYVVLARRHADQWYIAGINAQKEPLKLKLNLPMCTKGDKVMLYQDDKKLNPHAEEITLKKNDEVSITMQAEGGFLLVK; this is translated from the coding sequence ATGACTTGGCTGCTTGCCATCACTACAATGTCAGCTTTTGCTCAACAAGCTACAGTTACAGGACCCGACTCCTTTTTAAGAGTAAATGTATCCGTAAAACAAGGCATCCCCGTTTATTCCGTCACCTATAAGGACAAGACCATCCTGGAAGATTCACCTTTAGGTTTCATTGCCAATGTGGGGGACTTCAGCCGGGATATGACTTTCACCGGACAAAAAGAGAATAAAATAGATAAAACCTATACACAAGACCGTATCAAACAATCACAAATTCATTATCAAGCCAATGAACTTACATGCACCTTTACCAATAAAGAAAAGAAAAATATAAATATAATATTCCGCGTAAGCAACAACGATATTGCTTTCCGCTACGAAATGCCCAAATATGGCGATACAGGAAGCATAGTGATAGAAAAAGAAACGACAGGTTTTGACTTCCCATCCTTCACCACTACTTTCCTGTGCCCGCAAAGTGACGCCATGATAGGTTGGAAACGCACCAAACCCAGCTATGAGGAAGAATATAAGGCTGACGCTCCTATGAATGTACGTTCACAATATGGGCACGGTTACACATTTCCTTGTCTGTTCCATGTAGGAGAAAATGGCTGGGCACTTATCAGTGAAACCGGAGTAGACAGCAAATACTGTGGCTCACACTTAAGCGATGCTACTGCCGACGGACTTTATACCATCGCTTTCCCCATGCCCGAAGAAAACAACGGTAACGGCACGGCATCTCCCGGCCTTGCATTGCCCGGTTCCACTCCCTGGCGTACTATTACTGTAGGCGAAAACCTAAAGCCGATTGTAGAGACAACGATTCCATGGGATGTCGTGGAACCTCTTTACCCAACGGAGCATACATACAAAATGGGACGCGGAACCTGGAGCTGGATACTTTGGCAAGATGGAAGCATCAATTTCGATGACCAGAAAAAATATGTAGACCTCGCCGCCGCCATGGGATATGAATATGTATTGATAGACAACTGGTGGGATACCAACATCGGCCGTGAACGTATGAAAGACTTCATAGACTATGCACACAGCAAGAAGGTTGATGTATTTTTATGGTATAGTTCCAGCGGCTACTGGAATGATATAGTGCAAGGTCCTACCAATTATATGGACAATCCCATTATCCGTAAAAAGGAAATGAAATGGCTGCATAATATAGGAGTAAAAGGAATCAAAGTAGACTTCTTCGGAGGTGACAAGCAGGAAACCATACGTCTGTACGAAGCCATCCTGAGCGATGCGGATGATCATGGACTGATGGTCATTTTCCACGGCTGTACCCTTCCTCGCGGATGGGAGCGTATGTATCCTAATTATGTAGGAAGTGAAGCCGTGCTCGCATCGGAAAACCTGATTTTCCAACAACATTTTTGCGATGAAGAAGCATTTAATGCCTGTCTACATCCATTTATCCGCAACACCATCGGTTGCATGGAGTTTGGTGGCACATTCCTCAACAAACGCCTCAACCGCAACAATGACGGCGGAAGCATACGCAAGACCACTGATGTATTCCAACTGGCAACAGCCGTTTTATTCCAAAATCCTATTCAGAATTTTGCGTTGGCGCCTAATAACCTGACCGATGCCCCTCAAGTTTGTTTGGATTTCATGAAGCAAGTTCCCACCACATGGGACGAAACAAGATTCATTGACGGCTATCCGGGCAAATACGTAGTACTGGCACGCCGGCATGCCGATCAATGGTATATAGCCGGAATCAATGCACAAAAAGAACCGCTGAAATTAAAGTTGAACCTTCCCATGTGTACTAAAGGAGATAAAGTGATGCTTTATCAGGACGATAAAAAACTAAATCCTCATGCTGAAGAGATAACATTAAAAAAGAATGATGAAGTCAGCATTACGATGCAGGCGGAAGGAGGATTTTTACTTGTGAAATAA
- a CDS encoding SusC/RagA family TonB-linked outer membrane protein, with protein MRKHLLFSVMLSLCAMGGMMVYSTPVMATVAQSPTIKVRGQVIDEQGEPLTGATVRIKDGQGGTITDVDGNFQLEVAGNAILSISYVGYKDREVAVRNRAIIESIQLQPDNQMLEQVVVIGYGTQKKSDLTGSVAVVDAEALKQTSHSNISTMLEGKVSGVQVTSDGQPGADPTVRIRGVGSFGDTSPLYVIDGVPMGTSIRDFSSNDIETIQILKDASAAAIYGSRAANGVVIITTKRGQKDQPLKVDYNGYVGMDYIPSNIYDVMDADQYSQYIGQACTNSNTPLPGGYKLDSTTGKYHFQDNTNTNWFKEVFKTGIRQNHNVNLSGGGAHNTYNVSLDYYNQKGTLEGAGPNYERYTARVNNTMDTKFIKFHTSLVYSHSDQDNMGLSNASEYVQGLYGDVTNVLRGTLLMQPTIKAYDNSTWVLDNLVGIANNFNYDSYGYGVYYDTVHGDISASNPLLVNNLLKRNTRVDRFVGTASADVDLLKMIGVDSKNHKLNYKVNLSYSKTHCKDFTWIPAWVQSNRVYLAKSNERLTKASRSYADALIENVLTYDATVGKHHFNLVAGQTYEEENTDLLTGWGVNFTEPYFLQLQNAANTYAESFEYKHTILSYIGRINYNYDDRYLFSATVRRDGSSRLSKNIRWGTFPSVSLGWRFDKETFFPFNRNIVNMFKVRASYGELGNENIGEYMYQAVMARNNMTYSFGNTPITGSAISTFVDNNLSWEKKKSYNVGIDLAFFNNRLEFTAEWYKNTSEDLLYAVPVPEQAGVSNTTVTMNAASMNNSGFEFTTTYRNRDHDFKYEVSANLSTIRNRVTSLGFGTDSYISGAYITNVGEEIGKFYGWVYDGIARTQADLDNHATQEGAQIGDCLYKDVSGPDGKPDGKVDAYDQVVLGSGMPKINFGLNARFEYKRFDLSIATFGALNYHVSDDIHNSLNSCYGWGNKDVAMLDANRFSEDGSTYLSNVPRTYVTNSASLAWNDLFSDRKIQNAAYWKIANIELGYNFPNEWFGKYISDVRLYVSAQNLHTFTGYKGYNVDYAGGTFTPGYNFCSYPTARTFMCGVHFTF; from the coding sequence ATGAGGAAACATTTATTATTTTCCGTAATGCTTAGTCTGTGTGCTATGGGTGGCATGATGGTGTATTCCACACCTGTTATGGCTACCGTGGCACAATCTCCGACTATCAAGGTTCGCGGTCAAGTTATCGATGAACAAGGTGAACCCCTCACAGGAGCTACCGTCAGAATCAAAGACGGACAAGGCGGAACCATTACCGATGTGGACGGAAACTTCCAATTGGAGGTTGCCGGTAACGCTATCCTTTCGATAAGCTATGTAGGCTACAAGGATCGTGAAGTAGCTGTTCGCAATCGCGCCATCATTGAATCCATCCAATTGCAACCCGACAATCAGATGCTTGAGCAGGTAGTTGTCATCGGTTATGGTACACAGAAGAAATCCGACTTGACTGGTTCCGTAGCCGTAGTAGATGCGGAAGCCCTGAAACAGACATCCCATTCCAATATCTCCACCATGCTCGAAGGTAAAGTATCAGGCGTACAAGTCACCTCCGACGGACAGCCCGGTGCCGACCCTACTGTCCGCATCCGTGGTGTCGGATCTTTCGGTGACACTTCTCCTCTTTATGTTATCGATGGTGTTCCTATGGGTACTTCCATCCGCGATTTTTCTTCAAACGATATTGAAACCATCCAGATCCTAAAGGATGCATCAGCCGCTGCCATCTACGGTTCGCGCGCCGCCAACGGTGTGGTCATCATCACTACCAAACGCGGTCAGAAAGACCAACCGCTGAAAGTAGACTACAATGGCTACGTGGGTATGGACTATATCCCCAGTAATATCTATGATGTAATGGATGCCGACCAATACAGCCAATACATCGGTCAGGCATGTACCAACTCCAACACTCCGCTGCCCGGCGGTTACAAGCTGGACAGTACCACCGGAAAATATCATTTCCAGGACAACACCAATACCAACTGGTTTAAAGAAGTATTCAAAACAGGTATCCGTCAGAATCACAATGTGAATCTCTCCGGTGGTGGCGCCCACAACACCTATAATGTTTCATTAGACTACTACAACCAGAAAGGAACACTGGAAGGCGCCGGTCCTAATTACGAACGTTACACGGCACGTGTCAACAACACGATGGACACCAAATTCATCAAGTTCCATACCAGCCTTGTCTACTCTCACTCCGATCAAGACAACATGGGGTTGTCAAACGCTTCCGAATACGTTCAAGGTCTGTATGGCGACGTAACCAATGTGCTGCGTGGTACTTTGCTGATGCAGCCCACCATCAAAGCCTATGACAACTCTACTTGGGTACTTGACAATCTGGTAGGTATCGCCAATAACTTCAACTATGACTCTTACGGCTATGGTGTTTACTACGATACTGTACATGGTGACATTTCGGCTTCCAACCCCTTGCTAGTCAACAATCTGCTGAAGCGCAACACCCGCGTGGACCGCTTCGTAGGAACAGCTTCCGCCGATGTGGATCTCCTGAAGATGATTGGCGTTGACAGCAAGAATCACAAGCTCAACTATAAAGTCAATCTCTCTTACAGCAAAACCCATTGCAAGGACTTCACCTGGATTCCCGCATGGGTACAGAGCAATCGTGTCTATCTGGCCAAGAGCAACGAACGCCTCACCAAGGCTAGCCGTTCTTATGCCGATGCTTTGATTGAAAACGTGCTGACTTATGATGCTACCGTCGGCAAACACCATTTTAACCTGGTAGCCGGCCAGACTTACGAAGAAGAAAACACCGACCTGTTGACAGGCTGGGGCGTCAACTTCACCGAGCCTTACTTCCTGCAACTTCAGAATGCCGCCAACACTTATGCCGAAAGCTTCGAATACAAACACACCATCCTCTCTTACATCGGGCGTATCAACTACAACTACGATGACCGTTACCTGTTCTCGGCAACCGTGCGCCGCGACGGCAGTTCCCGCTTGTCCAAGAATATCCGTTGGGGTACTTTCCCCTCCGTATCTTTAGGATGGCGTTTTGACAAGGAAACTTTTTTCCCTTTCAACAGAAACATTGTCAACATGTTCAAGGTACGCGCCAGCTATGGTGAACTCGGTAACGAAAACATCGGTGAATACATGTATCAGGCTGTAATGGCACGTAACAACATGACTTATAGCTTTGGTAACACACCCATCACCGGTTCTGCCATTTCTACTTTCGTAGACAATAACCTTTCTTGGGAAAAGAAGAAAAGCTACAACGTAGGTATCGACCTCGCCTTCTTCAACAACCGTTTGGAATTCACCGCTGAATGGTACAAAAATACCAGTGAAGACCTGCTGTATGCCGTTCCAGTTCCTGAGCAAGCCGGTGTATCCAACACCACTGTAACGATGAATGCCGCCTCGATGAATAACTCAGGTTTTGAATTTACGACTACCTACCGCAACCGCGACCACGACTTCAAATATGAAGTGTCAGCCAACTTGAGCACCATCCGTAACCGCGTAACCTCATTGGGCTTCGGTACCGATTCATATATATCCGGTGCCTACATCACCAACGTAGGTGAAGAAATCGGTAAGTTCTACGGATGGGTTTATGACGGCATCGCCCGCACACAAGCCGACCTGGACAACCATGCCACACAAGAAGGTGCCCAGATTGGTGACTGCCTCTATAAGGACGTAAGCGGTCCCGACGGAAAGCCCGATGGAAAGGTGGATGCCTATGACCAAGTAGTACTGGGCAGCGGTATGCCTAAGATCAACTTCGGTTTGAACGCCCGCTTTGAATACAAACGTTTCGATCTGAGCATCGCTACGTTCGGTGCACTCAACTATCACGTAAGCGATGATATCCACAACTCTCTGAACTCCTGCTACGGCTGGGGCAACAAAGATGTAGCCATGCTTGACGCGAACCGTTTCAGTGAAGACGGCAGTACCTATCTTTCCAACGTGCCACGTACCTATGTTACCAACAGTGCCAGCTTGGCCTGGAACGATCTCTTCAGCGACCGCAAAATTCAGAACGCAGCTTATTGGAAAATTGCCAATATAGAATTGGGCTACAACTTCCCCAACGAATGGTTTGGCAAATACATATCCGACGTACGTCTCTATGTATCAGCACAGAACTTACACACATTCACCGGGTACAAAGGTTATAATGTAGACTATGCAGGAGGTACCTTCACACCGGGATATAACTTCTGTTCTTATCCTACCGCACGTACCTTCATGTGTGGTGTTCATTTCACTTTCTAA
- a CDS encoding RagB/SusD family nutrient uptake outer membrane protein, with protein sequence MKLNKYALALILGLGTLASCNDNLELLNPNQQTSNTFGFNADDLEESVIAAYNHIRMEGSYARVGYTIDVCRGDEAWNSSQVWYLPFDDLNAEVTSDITWWPWREWYYTINVCNFAISRCDEDNSQLSEKMKHIKGQVLFLRGLSYYNLVGYYQNPPLITDYATYSSLDGLYTGNSTYDAVLDQVESDFKEAMELLPSRDQGGEWEKGRATCGAAAGYYARALMTRHKFKDALTVLKDIIGKKYGTYELMDNYGDNFREGPAYENNKESLFEVQFLDLESQGTDDEWTPVNTSPNATQGSAIESNFAPGNYGGWADISASPWLYHLFKAERTTDGKLDPRLYWTIGTYESDWEDFEFGNVAYTNKLTATDNIVTNNTYGGLPIAKFTNLRTGLYSTVITGLHDGINLRLMRYSDVLLRAAECENEVNGPTQQAIDWINEVRNRADLPDLELADFPAADKLFEQIANVERPKEFGCEFGRGFDLIRWGFFYKNDRLQQLKEHSVVRRSLIGTKDPVNYNDIATDPELKSSFDTYLPGHEFLPIVQQLLNKNPNLSGNSANFSTDNSTYFSENGWTVRPVVDLSK encoded by the coding sequence ATGAAACTCAATAAATATGCATTGGCTCTCATTTTGGGATTAGGCACATTGGCTTCTTGCAATGATAATTTGGAGCTGCTGAATCCCAACCAGCAAACCTCAAACACATTCGGCTTCAATGCCGATGATTTGGAAGAGAGCGTTATTGCCGCCTATAACCATATCCGTATGGAAGGTTCTTACGCCCGTGTAGGCTACACCATCGACGTGTGTCGTGGTGATGAAGCATGGAACTCATCACAAGTATGGTATCTGCCTTTCGATGACCTGAATGCGGAAGTAACCTCGGACATCACGTGGTGGCCCTGGCGCGAATGGTACTATACCATTAATGTATGTAATTTTGCCATTTCCCGTTGCGATGAAGACAACAGCCAGCTTTCCGAGAAAATGAAACACATCAAAGGACAAGTACTCTTCCTGCGTGGCCTGTCATACTACAATCTGGTTGGTTATTACCAGAACCCACCCCTCATCACAGATTATGCTACCTATTCTTCATTGGATGGACTTTATACCGGCAACAGCACATACGATGCCGTACTCGACCAAGTGGAAAGTGATTTCAAAGAAGCCATGGAATTGTTACCCTCACGAGATCAAGGTGGTGAATGGGAAAAAGGACGTGCCACCTGCGGTGCTGCAGCCGGCTACTATGCCCGTGCGCTCATGACACGCCATAAATTCAAAGATGCCCTTACTGTGCTGAAAGACATTATCGGCAAGAAATATGGTACTTATGAACTGATGGATAACTATGGCGACAACTTTCGTGAAGGTCCTGCCTATGAGAACAACAAAGAAAGCCTTTTCGAAGTGCAATTCCTCGACTTGGAATCACAAGGAACCGATGACGAGTGGACTCCGGTGAACACCAGTCCGAATGCCACCCAAGGTTCGGCCATCGAGAGTAACTTCGCTCCCGGCAATTATGGTGGTTGGGCAGACATCTCGGCATCCCCGTGGCTCTACCATCTCTTCAAAGCTGAGCGTACAACTGACGGGAAACTCGACCCACGTCTGTACTGGACCATCGGTACTTATGAATCCGACTGGGAAGATTTCGAGTTCGGTAATGTAGCTTATACGAACAAGCTTACAGCCACTGACAACATCGTAACCAACAACACATACGGTGGTCTGCCCATCGCCAAGTTCACAAACCTTCGTACCGGTCTCTATAGCACGGTTATTACAGGTTTGCACGATGGAATCAACTTGCGTCTGATGCGTTACTCCGATGTGCTGCTCCGCGCCGCCGAATGTGAAAACGAAGTCAACGGCCCCACACAACAGGCCATCGACTGGATTAACGAAGTGCGCAACCGTGCTGACTTGCCCGACCTTGAACTGGCTGACTTCCCTGCAGCCGACAAACTCTTCGAGCAGATTGCCAATGTGGAGCGTCCGAAGGAATTCGGGTGCGAGTTCGGACGCGGATTCGACCTTATCCGCTGGGGATTCTTCTATAAAAATGACCGTTTGCAACAACTCAAGGAACACAGCGTCGTACGCCGTTCTTTAATCGGAACCAAGGACCCTGTAAACTACAACGATATCGCAACCGATCCCGAACTGAAAAGTTCTTTCGACACTTACTTACCCGGACACGAATTCCTGCCCATCGTACAGCAGTTGTTGAACAAGAACCCCAATTTGAGTGGTAACTCCGCCAACTTCAGCACGGACAACTCTACTTATTTCAGTGAAAATGGATGGACAGTTCGTCCGGTTGTTGACTTAAGCAAATAA
- a CDS encoding bacterial Ig-like domain-containing protein, with product MRILKKLVYVCCSITLGLMALSSCEGGELYDVNAPDWISEKVDSIADSKKEPEEEVLEGMQEDVYSFGNTDYTSGFWTAFSKYYVVPDGQKWHGVFNLNINPADNTYYKNFALVITNDTDRGGEGYTEYGAYRFDTTNDTLAYNSQWGSHLFFKYTSSTLMLSPVDNLDETVQKLGGKVTLTVDRTSENAFSIKIQNASATKTYKQPYKLPNLNIDKSNTNIRCFLVPEGSYINFLQSNIIPIGGLTSAEDKNPLSMVLQNVPDQVNAGTSLEEAVVGITAVVSFEEGVTKTVTAEELQFTAIPNMEELGTKTLVAIYNKTFKGENCNLPVVANATFEVVEKIVSIQVTAQPTHTQYYYYTSAATEAMTDRTLAFLPEGLKVTATYADGSTQIIDNTQLSFSAIVAKAGTQTVTITADEATATVAVKVAESTVSTVSNSADILGTEDNTTEWWTVFSDNFNVPTGETKSISFTNYTSLANNWSNFAVVLRKADLAEYAVVRADNYGWGAGYDGNASLVHNGTQGDWATWLADMNGAKVTVYVTNCGNGTTDIQAVMEGTSGTSYAQYYLGINKVDMNDLNFALTIEGGHLVF from the coding sequence ATGAGAATACTCAAAAAATTAGTATACGTTTGCTGTTCCATCACCTTGGGGTTGATGGCATTGTCAAGCTGCGAAGGTGGCGAGTTATATGATGTAAACGCCCCTGACTGGATCTCCGAGAAAGTGGACTCTATAGCAGATTCAAAGAAAGAGCCGGAAGAAGAAGTACTGGAAGGTATGCAGGAAGATGTCTACTCCTTCGGTAACACAGACTACACCTCCGGTTTCTGGACAGCTTTCTCCAAGTATTACGTCGTGCCCGACGGGCAGAAATGGCATGGGGTGTTCAATCTCAACATCAATCCCGCCGACAATACCTATTATAAAAACTTCGCCCTCGTCATTACCAATGATACAGACCGTGGAGGAGAAGGATATACGGAATATGGTGCTTATCGTTTTGACACTACAAACGATACTTTGGCCTATAACTCCCAATGGGGTTCCCATCTTTTTTTCAAATACACATCCAGCACACTGATGCTGTCACCCGTTGATAATCTGGACGAAACTGTACAGAAATTGGGCGGCAAAGTGACACTCACCGTAGACCGAACCAGTGAAAATGCCTTCTCTATCAAAATCCAGAACGCCTCGGCAACCAAAACCTACAAACAGCCGTACAAGTTACCCAATCTGAATATAGACAAGAGCAATACCAACATCCGCTGTTTCCTAGTACCTGAAGGCTCTTATATCAACTTCTTACAATCAAACATCATTCCTATCGGTGGCCTTACTTCTGCCGAGGACAAGAATCCGCTCTCGATGGTACTGCAAAATGTACCCGATCAGGTCAATGCCGGCACTTCACTCGAAGAAGCCGTGGTCGGTATTACTGCCGTCGTCAGCTTCGAAGAAGGGGTGACTAAGACCGTAACCGCCGAAGAACTCCAGTTCACCGCCATCCCCAATATGGAAGAACTGGGTACGAAGACACTGGTAGCCATCTATAACAAGACCTTCAAGGGTGAGAATTGCAACTTGCCGGTGGTAGCCAATGCTACGTTTGAAGTAGTGGAAAAGATTGTATCCATCCAAGTGACGGCTCAACCTACACATACACAATATTACTATTATACTTCGGCTGCAACCGAAGCGATGACGGATCGTACGCTGGCATTCCTTCCGGAAGGATTGAAAGTAACGGCTACTTATGCCGACGGAAGCACCCAAATTATTGACAACACACAACTCAGTTTCTCTGCCATTGTCGCCAAAGCCGGTACACAGACCGTAACCATTACTGCCGATGAAGCTACCGCTACCGTAGCAGTTAAAGTGGCCGAATCAACAGTTTCCACTGTCAGCAACTCTGCAGACATTCTGGGAACCGAAGACAATACAACGGAGTGGTGGACTGTCTTTTCTGACAATTTCAACGTGCCGACCGGTGAAACTAAGTCCATCAGCTTCACCAATTACACCAGCCTGGCTAATAACTGGAGCAACTTCGCTGTCGTTCTCCGCAAAGCCGATCTTGCCGAATATGCAGTGGTACGCGCCGACAACTATGGATGGGGTGCAGGATACGATGGAAATGCCAGCCTCGTTCACAACGGTACACAAGGCGACTGGGCTACTTGGCTTGCCGATATGAACGGAGCCAAAGTCACCGTCTACGTGACCAATTGCGGCAATGGTACAACCGACATTCAGGCGGTAATGGAAGGCACTTCAGGTACCTCCTATGCCCAATACTATTTAGGGATCAACAAAGTAGATATGAACGACTTGAACTTCGCTTTAACGATTGAAGGCGGACATCTCGTCTTCTAA
- a CDS encoding arabinan endo-1,5-alpha-L-arabinosidase — MKKLLSLWMFLPIFLVLAACSDNSEDIDRYYATVSTPKVTTTTPTSLTVTASVTGDLNQIVKKGFCYSTATSTPTIKDHVVNADENFSATLSTLTTGTSYYIRAYVYCDSRYVYSEVITATTESLSLDDELKNYVAPTYADDYTSISDWSKRSQWNLANVHDPSVVLAEDGYYYMYQTDASYGNAHTAGGHFHSRRSKDLVNWEYLGGTMKNLPEWVVPKLNEIRKEMGLAEVNPNINDFGYWAPVVRKVKNGLYRMYYSIVCPGTLNGANTWSERAFIGLMENNDPANNNGWVDKGYVITNASDKGLNFNIKPNDWANCYYKWNAIDPSYIITPEGEHWLVYGSWHSGIAALKLNGETGKPAETLGQPWATGQAPAEYGQLIATRQTGNRWQASEGPEIIYRDGYYYLFLAYDALDVPYNTRVVRSKSITGPYVGIDGKDVTAGADALPIVTHPYKFSKGYGWVGIAHCAIFDDGKDNWFYVSQGRMPKDVPGINASNAIMMGHLRSIRWTKNGWPLVMPERYGAVPKVAITEEELPGNWEHIDLTYKYGEQRTSATMTLAADHTITEGTWKGSMWSYDAGQQILTVNGVELYLQRETDWEANPRTHTIVYAGYANNKTYWGKKSK; from the coding sequence ATGAAAAAACTATTATCCCTGTGGATGTTCTTACCAATATTCCTTGTTTTAGCCGCTTGTTCTGACAACAGCGAAGATATAGACCGCTATTATGCAACTGTAAGTACTCCGAAAGTAACTACAACCACACCCACCTCATTGACCGTCACCGCGTCGGTTACGGGTGATCTGAACCAAATAGTCAAGAAAGGCTTCTGTTACAGTACAGCAACTTCCACACCGACTATCAAAGACCACGTGGTGAATGCCGATGAGAATTTCAGCGCCACCCTCTCAACCTTGACCACCGGTACCTCTTACTATATCCGTGCATACGTCTACTGTGACAGCCGCTATGTCTATTCTGAGGTGATCACGGCCACCACAGAAAGCTTAAGCTTAGACGATGAACTCAAGAATTATGTGGCCCCCACCTACGCCGATGACTATACCTCGATAAGTGACTGGAGCAAACGCTCTCAATGGAATCTTGCCAACGTACACGACCCCTCGGTGGTATTGGCCGAAGATGGTTATTATTACATGTATCAGACAGATGCTTCCTATGGAAACGCCCACACGGCAGGCGGGCACTTCCACAGTCGTCGTTCCAAAGACCTTGTCAACTGGGAATACCTCGGCGGTACAATGAAGAACCTGCCCGAATGGGTAGTACCTAAGCTCAATGAAATACGCAAAGAAATGGGACTTGCCGAAGTTAACCCTAATATTAATGACTTCGGCTATTGGGCTCCCGTAGTACGCAAGGTAAAGAACGGCCTCTATCGCATGTACTATTCCATCGTCTGCCCTGGCACACTCAACGGTGCCAACACCTGGTCGGAGCGCGCCTTCATCGGCCTGATGGAAAACAACGACCCCGCCAACAACAACGGCTGGGTGGACAAAGGCTACGTCATCACCAATGCTTCTGACAAAGGACTTAACTTCAACATAAAGCCAAATGACTGGGCCAATTGCTACTACAAATGGAATGCCATCGACCCCTCTTACATCATCACGCCCGAAGGCGAACACTGGTTGGTCTACGGTTCATGGCATAGCGGCATAGCTGCTCTCAAACTCAATGGCGAGACAGGCAAGCCTGCCGAAACTTTGGGCCAGCCTTGGGCTACAGGCCAAGCACCTGCTGAGTATGGTCAGTTAATCGCCACCCGCCAGACAGGTAACCGCTGGCAAGCCAGTGAAGGTCCAGAAATTATTTACCGTGATGGCTACTACTACCTCTTCCTGGCCTACGACGCCCTTGACGTGCCCTACAACACCCGTGTAGTCCGTTCGAAGAGCATCACTGGTCCCTACGTAGGCATTGACGGCAAAGACGTGACCGCCGGTGCCGATGCACTGCCCATAGTGACCCATCCCTATAAATTCAGCAAAGGCTACGGCTGGGTAGGCATCGCCCACTGTGCTATCTTCGATGATGGCAAAGACAACTGGTTCTACGTCTCACAAGGTCGCATGCCTAAGGATGTTCCGGGCATCAACGCCAGTAACGCCATCATGATGGGACATCTACGCAGCATCCGCTGGACGAAAAACGGTTGGCCTCTCGTAATGCCCGAACGTTACGGAGCCGTTCCCAAAGTAGCCATCACCGAAGAAGAATTGCCCGGCAATTGGGAACACATCGACCTTACATACAAATATGGAGAGCAGAGAACTTCAGCAACAATGACCCTCGCCGCCGACCACACTATCACCGAAGGTACCTGGAAAGGCAGTATGTGGAGCTATGACGCCGGCCAACAGATTCTGACTGTTAACGGAGTGGAACTTTATCTGCAACGTGAAACCGATTGGGAAGCCAATCCACGTACCCATACCATCGTCTATGCCGGCTATGCCAACAACAAGACGTATTGGGGAAAGAAATCCAAATAA